AGAAGAGGAGAGTGGAGTTGTTAGGTGTGTGATTGTGGTGTCCATACACATTTTGGTCTCTATGTCAACTGGTAGTTGTGAGCCCACTGGGAGCTCTTATTCCACGTTGAAACCGTGAAATTGCTGCTATAACACTCATATGGCGGCCATGAAGTTTTCGCTTGTTCACCTCAGCTTCCCACTCCGCTCGCCTGCTTAGTTTTTCTCTCGCTCCACTGCTAACTTATAAAAGGTGGGCTATCCTATTTTTTATTTGAAGAAGTTCATTAAATGAAAAGAAGTTTACATATTTTTTAAAATGGATTTGTAAAATGTTGTGAATTAAAAATTCATTTTTTAAATCATTATTTTTTAAAGTATTCGTGGATTTCAAATAATGTTTGCGATATTGAATAAGGTTCGcaaatttaaaaatatttgtgaacttTAAAAAATTTCACGGACTTAAAATAATTTGATGAATCCAAAAAATATTCGTGaattctaaaaaaatgttcataggTTTTTTATAAACATTCACTACTCTTAATAAATATTGATGAATTAAATGTGAAAAAATAAATAGATAACTACAAGAATAGATAAATAAATAAAGTTTTTTGTCTACATAGATAGATAGTAAGTCGTTTGTTGGCGAACAAGCATCTTATTAGCTTGTATGTATAATTATCTAAAAACAAAAACATTTGCGTACACTAGCATGTATGAAAAGTATAAATAAACTTTCCATCCTACTGTGCAAGGTCATTCCATAAACTTTCACCTGCTTTGTTTCAGAATTACTGCAGTTGGTTCCGGTCCTGGAGAACTGCCAGAAGAAAAATCACCAATACCCAACAAAGAGGCTGCAATTAGTTCAGACCCTGGGGAATTACCAGGAAAATCCCCGCTGCCCAACAAATCTTCATTGTGAGTACAGAAAAGTAATGAGCATTTCTTGTCCCATATGATGGAATTTGCTTGATCAAATTCCTTCTCACATTCACAAGCTATATGAGCTTCTCAGGGTAACGGTGGTCGTTGGTGGCGTCTTTGGAGCAGTATCCTTTTACGGACAGATGAGAGCAATGGAAGGTAAAAAAGTTCAATATATATCACCACTTGAcgtttgtattatttggatcttaaTGTGTATTCTTACTTCAACTTTTCTCTTTGCGCATAAATAACATACAATAGAGAATGTGGAGAAGACAGCAGAGGTAGCAATCGAGACTATCGAGAAAGCGGCGGATGTGGTTGACAAACTTGCAGATGAAGTCATAGCATTTCCTGGTAATGAAAACCTTAAGAAGGCAGCCTTCAGGATCAAAGCCATCGCGGAAGAGATAGAGAAGGATGCAGAGGAAGCCGAGGCCCTAATCCACAAGGTTAGGTTAATTGCCTATGAACGTCTTACTTCCCTATTTGTCTTTTCGTTAAGTGCATTTTTTAGTTGCGTCAAGTATGCATCTTTGGTTTGTAGGAAAAGTGAGAAAAAGAAAAGGTATAGGAAAATTTTCTTTGATGACACTACTTAATTACCTGTTTGGTTCAATGAATGGGTCGAATGACAATAGATGATTCTTTTTTCCTTTGCTCTTCAGGGCCTCTTTGGTTTGCGGCTTTCTAAAAACATAAGAACATAAAATATAAGGAAATATGATAAAAATGTATGTGCAAAACATAGGATTGAAAAATACAAGAATTTTATTAACATGcatgtttggttcacatgaatagGAGAATCCTAATAAGCACATTCAGATCAAGGTTGAACCACTTGAGAATGTATAATTAGAAGGATATTATGCCACTAAAAACCTTGGTTTCGTAATTCACGTATAGGATTTCCAAAAGGTGGTCCAAGTGCATTGGAAAATTTCCTTTATTTTCTATTAAAGTTGAGATCAAAGGGAAATTCTATTTGTTTTTTCCTTTGCTTAATTTGTTTGAAAATAATGTGCATCATTGAATGAAAAATTGATGCTACTACTAGTTTCCTCCATTTTACTTATGAACCAAATAGATCCTCAATGAAAATTGCCGGAATTTAACATTCATTTGGACCTTTTTTTGAATCCCACACACAAAGTATGAGGATGATTGGCCATTTGCATCCTATGATGCAAAGGCCGGTGTTATCCCCTTTTCGAAAACAAACAGGAGGATGGGTCTTTAGTGCCAAGAGAaaattttaattatatattttcaCGTGGCTTGGTTTTTATTTGACTGTGTTTATCAGGATTTTCATTTTCTTCTGTCTTCATGTAATTCATTCATGTGTTTTCAAATCTTCTGTTTTTCATATATTTCTTTCTTATTATTGTTTTTATCTTCTATTCTTACCTTTTTTGAATTGAACTAAATATATCCTTAATCCAATGTCCGAATTCCTCTAGGGAAAGTTTTGGTTGTACCTCCATACCAGTGTACCCTCTATCCTCACCGTTCATTTTTGCATCAAAGTTCGTGCAAGAAAACTTCTCTTTTTTTGTTTATCCCACATAAATGAACATTTGAAATCGAAACTTTGCAGATCAACATCACACAAGTGCTACCATGTGCAGAAAAGTTTTCAGATTTTTTGGCGCAATATAAATTTTTAAAAATGATACAATTCATCCAAAATTTAAAATTTGACAAATTTATGTTTCATAAAAAACACAGAGACATTTTATATAAAGAGTGACACTTGTGTAAAGTTGATCTACAAAGTTTCAAGGTCAAATGTTCTCTTGTTTGGaagaaatgataaaaaaagaaaatTCTATATAAGGATATCACGAACCTTGACGCAAACAAAATGGTCTAAGTAGATGATACACTGGTATGGGGTAAAAAATCTACACTCAATCCTCTGACGTATGGCACCTTGCCGTTGGGTGGCTGACATGTGGACCCGTATGTCAGTCACGCAATGGCAAGGTGCACCAAGTTGGGGAAGCTGTGTCCCTGCTTCTTAATCCAAGGAGTACCTAGCTCATGGTGTGGTGGTACCGCTGCAACCGCGCACAAGTTACCTGTTTGCTGTAGTCGTTGTCTTTGCTCGCAAAATTGATTGTACTGTATTTATTGTTGCTTAACTAACTCATGGTATGGTGGTGCAAATCACTACCTAGTGTAGTTCCTTGCTAAATTTGGTATTGGAGACACATGTTGATTTATGAGAATGTAGCCTACTCTTGCCCGACACTGTGAGACATGCATAGAGCACATGTAAATATCAAAATGAATAAACCCATCTAATAAAGAGTAGAACAATAACTTTCCAGCAAAAAATGGTAAAATAAATATCGTCTGAAGCTCAATGGCATTAGATGGCAACTAATTAATAGCACTAAGAGTGTACAATAGTTTTATCCTCTACTTAAACATTTTTTACATTAATAGCCCTATTTAGCAATTTTCACCTAGATTACCCCACTTAGCGAAAGTTTGCCCACTTTTACTCCTTTTAAATTTTTGAGAGTGATCTAGCAGGTATTTCCTCCTACCTTTTCTTCCATGTGCACGTAGAAAGGCTTAGTCAGACCGGGTTTTTTTACGGTCATCAGGTGTACATATACACCGCATTGTGCAACTGGGCAACTAAATAGTTGAACACGGTTCATGAGGCGGGTCCAACTTAGAGACGAGAACTGGTTTAGGAGTAGAAAAAATGCAAAAGGTGGCACTCCATGTGTACCCAATGGCTGAGACCCACCTACCAGATCACTCCAAAATAGTCAATGGAGTAAAAAATGGTAAAACTTTCACTAAATGGGGCAAAGATTGGAAACCACTTGTTAAATAGGACAATTCAAATGAAAAACTGTTACATGAGGTAATTATCATATAAAAATGTCAATGTAGAAGGTAAAAATTGAAATTCACTCTAAAGCGTGAGGTGGTTACTATGCAAAGATGTTTGCTGACATACATCATTGATTCTATTCTAACTTTCTGCTTGGTTCAAACCAGGTTGAAGAGATAGAAAAGGAGGTGGATGCTGCAGTGGATACTTTCATGGGGAAGGGCATGAAGAAGGGATCGAGATGAATGGGATAAGAAATAAAAGTAACAGTTACTAATAGTAGAAGTTAACAAATAAATATAGGATCATCTTCTCATCGGATTGTAAGCCAGATCGATGCATGCAGGCTTGCACACCCCGGTTTTGAGTCCATTGTTTACCTGTGTCCACCTTCTATGTTAGAAAATACGGGGTACACAAGCATAGTTTCTACCGTGGCTATACCGAAACATACATGAAAAGTAGTCATATATGTACGAATAGAGCTTTCTTCTTTGTTGTTCAGATCTCACAATGAGATTGAGTGTGTACAATCTACCATGCGTATGAAAGTAGAATTCCACATGCCCTTCTTTCAGAGAGGGAAACTCTTTAGTGGGAGATCTGAATCCTAACACTCTTTTTTTTTCTAAATCCTAACACTTTGTTTCGTCCCCTAAATTCTGGACTTCTCTAAGCGTCGTCGTTACAATTCCTTGCACAAGTTTCTCGAGTGTGGATGCTTGGAGCAGTAAATATATCTGTTGGATTATCATATGGCTTAGTATGTTGTATCTTTACCTTGTTCATCTTTGCAATTCATGAGCACAAGAACGTGTATGCCTCATGAGTGTAGTATTCACATAGCTAGTTTGAAGTTGTATAACACAAGctgcattatcttcatagatagtGGTCGGTGCTTTGGCAACAATATGTTCACATGATGTTTTTATTCGGCGTGTCATTATCCAAAGCCATATACATTCTTGTGATGATGATATAATACAGTTTATTTTTGAAGTTTTTTACGTGGATGCAAAACTCTGTTTTGATGAATTCTAGAAAATCATAGTTCCTCCAATGAAATTACAGTACTCTAGGAAAAGTTTTCAGTGACAGGCCCTTAAACCCCTCCAACGACGGGTATCAGGACCTGTCAGTAACTTACCGTCAGTAGTGACTTACACACCACTGACAGGGGAGCGACATGTTCGGCGGGGATTGCTCATCTTTGATTGGCAACAAGACCTTAAGTGGAAATTCTTCTGAGGTTAGCTAGAAATCAACAATGAGGTTCACCATGGATGGGCATGCGGTGAAATCCCATCAACTACCAAAAACTTGGTGATCCATGATGGAATGTCAGTGAAAATTCAGGGAAATGTCATGTACATGAAACCATCTATGATGATCCATGTAGTGTGATCCTTTCTCCAAGCAATGGAATGCATGCCCCGCCCCATGTGATGGTGGTTACACAACTACTAACTGCTTTGCTTCGGTTCCCATGAGACCGTGGCCTCTCATCCTTCTCCTCTGGTGTATCACTCTAAGCTCCTCTTTCTGTAGTGATGTACATGTGTGTAACTTTGTTCACAACTTACACATCCTCTAATGTACAAATCTACAAAATTATCACAAAGTGTTGTCTAATTGAAAAAATATATATGGCTACACACACATGTGTATAGTTGTACAATCTCTAAGAAACAATGGTCAAGTATCCAATTCAAATGGTTAGCTAGTAGATTACATGATTACTAGGAACTTAGTGTACCCAAATGGTATGTTTGCTGTCTATAGCCATACGGTAAAACAATGATGGCAACAATAGAAACATTTGAATTTCATGCCCAGTAAGTTGGAATTTAGTACCCTTTCGTTTTGCATGTTTGTGTGCCAATGAGCTTAGGTATATTTTACTTCTTGTTGTATGAATCTTATGCACTGaaatggcatgaaacaatcaatgTGCAATTCAAGTAGCTTAGCTAAAAATGCTAGAATTAGCATACTTTAATTGCCATATTTTGTTGTAGCCTAGCTCAAAATTAATCATCTGTTATGGCAACTTAGTATTTTTCTCACTATTTTTGCTACAATTACATTGCTCCATCTTACCAAAGTGCACATTTTGTGTACACTACACAACTTTGTTGTGTTGTGAATTGCTTGAATGTATGCTTGTGAGAAAACTATCTGTATTAATTCATCTACTGATAAATTGATAAACTAAATGTTGTATCAGATTATACTTAATCTTGCATATTTCTATATGTATGAAGGTTATGCAAATCTAAACCTCGTTGATCTTTTATCGTTGTTGACACATTTCCTAAGGAATACATGTAAGTAGATGTATTTACTATTGTAGTCTGTATTACTTCAAAAACATCAACCTGTATGTCCAATTTATTATGAAATATTTTCACTTGGTCCAAGCTTGTTCTTCTATTTTGATTGCTTGTGATAGGAACTTTTCTTATACACACACTCCACGATCTCATATATAATTTTATGTTACTATGAAATTCTCACAAGGAACTAGTTCATATTTTAGTAAGTTGAAGAACGAAGATGTGAGCTGTAGATTCAACATAGTGATGTTGACAAGGTGCTGAAGCAACCAGAGGGTGTTGGGATTTGGCAAAGTTAGACACCCAGAATGGG
This region of Triticum aestivum cultivar Chinese Spring chromosome 2D, IWGSC CS RefSeq v2.1, whole genome shotgun sequence genomic DNA includes:
- the LOC123053459 gene encoding uncharacterized protein, producing MAILMSCVTSKTLAPCTPEVSRQQRHTCISVSAHRRQIRIGLTMKSWGTSCTVPPMWIRGATRITAVGSGPGELPEEKSPIPNKEAAISSDPGELPGKSPLPNKSSLVTVVVGGVFGAVSFYGQMRAMEENVEKTAEVAIETIEKAADVVDKLADEVIAFPGNENLKKAAFRIKAIAEEIEKDAEEAEALIHKVEEIEKEVDAAVDTFMGKGMKKGSR